One Candidatus Omnitrophota bacterium genomic region harbors:
- a CDS encoding YjbQ family protein, translated as MKSTTEYLWFNTRKHRELVRITDRVASVVAKSGVQEGMALVSAMHITAGVFINDNESGLFQDIEEWLQELAPEGPDYRHHATGESNGDAHLKSLLVGHQVIVPVTNGEMDLGPWQEVFYAEFDGQRRKRLLIKVMGE; from the coding sequence ATGAAATCGACCACCGAGTATCTTTGGTTCAACACACGGAAACACCGCGAGCTTGTGCGCATTACCGACAGGGTGGCGAGTGTTGTTGCCAAGAGCGGCGTGCAAGAGGGGATGGCCCTGGTCAGTGCCATGCACATCACGGCGGGTGTCTTTATCAATGACAATGAGTCCGGGCTGTTCCAGGATATTGAGGAATGGCTGCAGGAGTTGGCTCCGGAGGGACCGGATTACCGGCACCACGCGACCGGGGAATCCAACGGCGATGCGCACCTCAAGAGTCTTCTCGTGGGGCACCAGGTGATTGTGCCGGTCACAAACGGCGAAATGGATTTGGGTCCTTGGCAGGAAGTTTTCTATGCGGAGTTTGACGGTCAGCGCCGAAAGCGCCTCCTGATTAAGGTGATGGGTGAATGA
- a CDS encoding NAD(+)/NADH kinase produces MPLDPILIVYKKVHLSSKPKVISAGWIRYSRRMRHAYDSHHRTLDLLRDTLKSMGLKYRYIHRARVVDEKAYKLIITVGGDGTFLRAAQSVYHTPMLGINSDPTRSEGFFTAADASTLKKTLQRWSQGRLKLTALSRLQLRMDGILIKERVLNEVLITHANAAAVCRYRIEVGSRSEEHKSSGVWVATAAGSSAAVHSAGGKVLPVRSKRYQYMVRELYAGVRLTPEKPALRAGTLAADARIRFEALMTHMEIYLDGPHVMYKFPLGSRLEVRRDPRPLNAFGVG; encoded by the coding sequence ATGCCTTTGGACCCCATTCTAATCGTCTACAAGAAAGTGCATCTTTCCTCCAAGCCCAAGGTCATTTCCGCGGGTTGGATACGCTACAGCCGCCGGATGCGACATGCCTACGATTCGCATCACCGCACCTTGGATCTCCTGCGCGATACCCTCAAGTCTATGGGTCTGAAGTACCGGTACATCCATCGCGCCCGGGTGGTCGATGAAAAGGCCTACAAACTCATCATCACCGTGGGCGGGGACGGGACTTTTTTGCGCGCGGCCCAAAGCGTGTATCACACGCCGATGCTCGGCATCAATTCCGATCCCACGCGCAGCGAAGGTTTTTTTACCGCTGCCGACGCGAGCACTCTCAAAAAGACTTTGCAGCGCTGGAGCCAAGGCCGCCTCAAGCTGACAGCCTTGTCCCGCCTCCAGCTGCGGATGGACGGCATCTTGATCAAAGAACGCGTTCTGAACGAAGTATTGATCACGCACGCCAATGCTGCGGCTGTGTGCCGCTATCGAATTGAAGTGGGATCGCGAAGCGAAGAGCATAAGAGTTCGGGCGTGTGGGTTGCGACTGCAGCAGGTTCTTCCGCAGCCGTGCACTCGGCAGGCGGCAAGGTCTTGCCCGTGCGGTCCAAGCGCTACCAATACATGGTGCGCGAACTCTACGCGGGTGTGCGATTGACGCCCGAGAAACCGGCGCTTAGGGCTGGGACGCTTGCAGCGGATGCACGCATCCGTTTTGAGGCCCTGATGACCCACATGGAAATTTACCTGGACGGCCCTCACGTGATGTACAAGTTTCCGTTGGGTTCCAGGCTCGAGGTGCGCCGCGACCCGAGACCGCTCAACGCGTTTGGAGTCGGATAG